One genomic segment of Oenanthe melanoleuca isolate GR-GAL-2019-014 chromosome 5, OMel1.0, whole genome shotgun sequence includes these proteins:
- the GON7 gene encoding EKC/KEOPS complex subunit GON7, translated as MAELAAETEPGPGRELVAELRGRDGRTRTVRVPYPAVEGEAAQLRGLRGALSELQERVVELLAPLVEEERAAAGDARRGGGGDDDDYDDEEEDDGEDENNVDAAAGGDDPPLKRTKVQQP; from the exons ATGGCGGAGCTGGCGGCGGAGACGGagccgggcccggggcgggaGCTGGTGGCGGAGCTGCGCGGCCGCGACGGGCGGACGCGCACGGTGCGAGTGCCGTACCCGGCGGTGGAGGGCGAGGCGGCTCAGCTGCGCGGGCTCCGGGGGGCGCTGAGCGAGCTGCAGGAGCGGGTGGTGGAGCTGCTGGCGCCGCTGGTGGAGGAggagcgggcggcggcgggcgaCGCGCGGCGCG GTGGCGGCGGGGATGACGATGACTACGATGACGAGGAGGAGGATGACGGCGAAGATGAAAATAACGTAGacgcggcggcgggcggcgatGACCCTCCCCTGAAGCGGACGAAGGTGCAGCAGCCGTGA